The following are from one region of the Candidatus Neomarinimicrobiota bacterium genome:
- a CDS encoding diguanylate cyclase, whose product MLTKRLWPLTKSGIVIFLLAVLFVACSGNAGKKPIAQNGILDLRDHEFIGHLNLDGEWRFVWRDTSSTAIASSDDHINIEVPDSWKGYRYNGIKLPGHGAGSYFLTILIPEKSESYAIKFSTAGTAYNLFVNEDLVGSVGIYSVDPAMSRPLYEPKIYNLGRQSNQLTLRVDVSNYDHRLGGLWESITFGTTEEIYEYREKQVAMALFMFGTIFVMGIYHLGIFSLSTRGTAALYFGIFCLIIGLRTLITGEIFIHQIWPSISWQMLVKIEYLTFFTGIPIFYLFVRLQFPDELSERLGQVIVGISILFVLLVLFTPVDTFSSSLKYFQPFSLLVMLYVIYGLVLAFIRGEEGSTMVLVGFLSIVVTFMNDILYVANVLHTGHLISLGLLIFILTQAFLISIRFSKAYATIDLQRTKLERTNTAYQAEIESRKSAEHEVLKHKENLEELVEDRTAELQIANKRLEELSRVDGLTGIANRRRLDEELDREWKRMLREKRPLSVVLSDIDHFKLYNDTYGHQGGDECLIRVAQAMKDTVNRPGDLTARYGGEEFCLVLPETSGLGAMQIAERVRKNVFDLNMEHKSSPMAEVVTLSLGVATLIPDIGSHPSVLLEAADRALYQAKGNGRNRVEQNLTEESDQE is encoded by the coding sequence ATGCTTACAAAAAGATTGTGGCCATTAACAAAATCTGGGATTGTTATATTTCTTCTGGCAGTGCTATTTGTTGCTTGTTCAGGTAATGCAGGCAAAAAACCCATTGCCCAAAATGGAATTCTTGATCTAAGGGACCATGAATTTATCGGTCATCTTAATCTTGACGGGGAATGGAGATTTGTTTGGCGGGACACCAGTTCCACAGCTATTGCCTCATCTGATGACCATATCAATATTGAAGTCCCAGATTCCTGGAAGGGTTATCGCTACAATGGGATTAAGCTCCCAGGACATGGTGCTGGAAGTTATTTCCTCACAATTCTCATCCCTGAAAAATCTGAATCCTATGCTATAAAATTCAGCACGGCAGGCACAGCCTATAATCTGTTTGTTAATGAAGATCTTGTGGGAAGTGTAGGAATCTATTCTGTTGATCCTGCTATGTCCCGGCCCTTGTATGAACCAAAAATTTACAATCTAGGACGCCAGTCCAATCAATTGACGCTAAGAGTTGATGTATCAAATTATGATCATCGTTTGGGCGGGCTTTGGGAATCTATCACCTTTGGGACAACTGAGGAAATTTATGAATACCGTGAGAAACAAGTCGCCATGGCGCTGTTTATGTTCGGTACCATTTTTGTCATGGGCATTTATCACCTCGGCATCTTCTCACTGAGTACCCGTGGAACCGCAGCCCTCTATTTTGGGATATTCTGCCTGATCATCGGTTTGAGAACCCTGATCACAGGTGAAATTTTTATCCATCAAATCTGGCCATCTATTTCGTGGCAAATGCTGGTCAAAATTGAGTATCTAACCTTTTTTACCGGCATCCCGATTTTCTATCTTTTTGTTCGTTTACAATTCCCCGATGAACTCAGCGAGCGTTTGGGTCAGGTTATAGTGGGCATTTCCATACTTTTTGTTCTCCTGGTACTATTTACCCCAGTTGATACCTTCTCATCCTCTCTCAAGTACTTCCAACCTTTTAGTCTTTTGGTCATGCTATACGTCATATATGGTCTTGTCCTGGCATTCATCCGAGGTGAAGAAGGGTCTACCATGGTTCTGGTGGGGTTTCTGTCCATTGTGGTCACGTTTATGAATGATATTCTTTATGTTGCCAATGTTCTTCATACTGGGCATCTCATTTCACTGGGATTGTTGATTTTTATTTTAACCCAGGCCTTCTTGATTTCAATCCGCTTCTCAAAAGCATATGCCACTATTGATCTCCAGCGTACCAAACTTGAGCGAACCAATACAGCCTATCAGGCTGAAATTGAGAGTCGTAAATCAGCTGAACATGAGGTGCTTAAGCACAAAGAAAACCTTGAGGAATTGGTCGAGGATAGAACAGCTGAATTGCAGATTGCCAACAAGCGTCTGGAAGAATTATCCCGAGTTGATGGGTTAACCGGCATAGCCAACCGCCGCCGTCTGGATGAAGAACTGGATCGCGAATGGAAACGGATGCTCCGTGAAAAACGTCCCCTCAGCGTGGTTCTCTCCGATATCGACCACTTCAAGCTCTATAACGACACCTATGGTCACCAGGGGGGTGATGAGTGCCTTATTCGTGTTGCTCAAGCCATGAAGGATACCGTTAACCGACCTGGTGATTTAACCGCCCGCTATGGGGGTGAAGAATTTTGTCTGGTTTTACCAGAAACCAGTGGGCTGGGAGCCATGCAGATTGCAGAACGGGTCAGGAAGAATGTGTTTGATTTAAATATGGAGCATAAATCCTCACCAATGGCAGAGGTGGTAACACTTAGCTTGGGCGTAGCTACACTCATCCCTGACATTGGAAGCCATCCCTCTGTTTTACTGGAAGCCGCTGATAGAGCGCTTTATCAGGCCAAGGGCAATGGTCGGAATAGGGTCGAGCAAAATCTGACTGAAGAATCAGACCAGGAATAG
- a CDS encoding transglutaminase domain-containing protein codes for MNYSDQINDAIRNGEFGTASQLIDQYLEVGNLSEEDQTSYVFEKERLRRIRADFTATPDEVLEYVKKYYPEVTQADMERWEAEKSLEFMVIDGKKFYFARAARNLFRIDSKMKLIWQKQHAEDEITSGSGAKLDLDDHNARIINAATITKNIFVEPKQIHIKQSVVVQPDVVPAGEMIKCWIPYPRYIEGRQENIHIIQTFPGKHQLADPYALQRTVYMEKPARAGHPAKFTVEYEFTSHGVFQAIDVEQVTQLKDKESLNKYLEEEAPHIVFTEDLRTLAREIVGDEQNPYIKAQLLFAWVDNNTPWASAREYSSIPCIPEYALQNHHGDCGIQTLFFITLCRISGIPARWQSGWELQPPDDSMHDWGMIYFEPYGWVPMDVTYGLRKSDDPQLRWFYLSGMDSYRIIFNDDISQPFVPPKQHFRSETVDSQRGEVEWSGGNLYFDKWEWDFEWKILE; via the coding sequence ATGAATTATTCAGACCAGATAAACGATGCAATACGAAATGGTGAGTTTGGCACTGCCAGTCAATTGATTGATCAATATCTTGAAGTTGGCAATCTCTCAGAAGAAGATCAAACGTCCTACGTCTTTGAAAAAGAGCGACTGCGACGCATCAGGGCTGATTTTACAGCAACCCCTGATGAAGTGTTGGAATATGTCAAAAAATATTATCCAGAAGTAACACAAGCAGACATGGAGCGATGGGAGGCGGAAAAATCTCTGGAATTTATGGTCATTGATGGCAAAAAGTTTTATTTCGCCAGGGCTGCCCGCAATCTGTTCCGTATTGATTCCAAAATGAAATTGATTTGGCAGAAACAACACGCTGAGGATGAGATTACATCTGGTTCAGGTGCCAAACTGGATCTGGATGATCATAACGCCAGGATCATCAACGCAGCAACTATAACAAAAAATATATTTGTTGAACCAAAACAAATACATATAAAACAGAGCGTGGTAGTCCAGCCAGATGTAGTCCCAGCTGGTGAGATGATCAAATGCTGGATACCCTACCCCCGCTACATTGAGGGTCGTCAGGAGAACATCCACATAATTCAAACCTTTCCAGGTAAACATCAGCTAGCGGATCCATACGCTCTCCAGCGAACCGTTTATATGGAAAAACCGGCCAGAGCAGGACATCCCGCCAAATTTACTGTCGAATATGAGTTCACCTCCCATGGTGTTTTCCAGGCGATTGATGTTGAACAGGTCACCCAACTCAAAGACAAAGAAAGTTTGAACAAGTATCTTGAAGAGGAGGCTCCCCATATTGTCTTCACAGAAGATTTGAGAACTCTGGCCCGGGAAATAGTGGGGGATGAACAAAACCCCTATATCAAAGCTCAACTCCTGTTCGCCTGGGTAGACAATAATACACCATGGGCATCTGCCAGAGAGTATTCCAGTATCCCCTGCATTCCTGAGTATGCCCTCCAGAATCATCATGGGGATTGTGGTATTCAGACCCTGTTTTTCATCACCCTCTGTCGAATCAGCGGCATCCCGGCTCGCTGGCAATCCGGTTGGGAACTGCAACCACCGGATGACAGTATGCACGACTGGGGTATGATATATTTTGAACCCTATGGCTGGGTTCCCATGGATGTCACTTATGGATTACGCAAGAGTGATGACCCCCAACTCCGCTGGTTCTATCTCAGCGGCATGGATAGTTATCGCATCATTTTTAATGACGATATCAGTCAGCCCTTTGTCCCTCCCAAACAACATTTTCGCTCTGAGACTGTCGATAGTCAACGTGGCGAAGTGGAATGGTCAGGTGGGAACCTGTACTTTGATAAATGGGAATGGGATTTTGAGTGGAAAATTCTCGAATAG
- a CDS encoding 1-acyl-sn-glycerol-3-phosphate acyltransferase, protein MRSLASLYYWVVGWGYYGPVLLILFFRSYFQAPRTYDSWIRRRTLTLFKLLNCNPQIEYAEALPEGEPLIFMANHSSLIDLPLLKAVIPQCYVGLLAENHTNYFLYGSMVKRMGNIPIKRDNIRSSLRSFNKAKQALEKGFQVVVLPEGGRSPTGQLMPFKRLVFRFAKESGAHIVPVSFSGVFNMNNKNSFHLNPSPIVVRFGKLIRTDVIASMELEDIMEATYQEIHKGLEPFESGEAMEQ, encoded by the coding sequence ATGAGATCATTAGCATCCCTCTACTATTGGGTGGTTGGCTGGGGTTATTATGGACCCGTCCTGCTAATTTTATTTTTTCGATCCTACTTTCAAGCGCCACGAACCTATGATTCATGGATTAGACGTCGCACTTTAACTCTTTTCAAGCTGTTAAATTGTAATCCACAGATTGAATATGCAGAAGCTCTGCCTGAGGGGGAACCCCTCATTTTCATGGCCAACCACAGCAGTCTCATCGATCTACCGCTTTTAAAAGCCGTCATCCCCCAATGCTATGTGGGTCTGCTGGCAGAGAATCATACCAACTATTTTCTATATGGATCGATGGTGAAACGGATGGGAAATATCCCCATTAAAAGGGATAATATTCGTAGCTCATTGAGAAGTTTTAATAAGGCTAAACAAGCGCTTGAGAAGGGCTTCCAGGTTGTCGTCCTACCCGAGGGTGGAAGATCCCCAACAGGCCAGCTTATGCCTTTTAAGCGGCTGGTTTTTCGATTTGCCAAAGAGAGTGGTGCTCATATTGTACCAGTATCATTTTCTGGTGTTTTTAACATGAATAATAAGAATTCCTTTCATTTAAACCCGAGTCCCATCGTCGTTCGATTCGGAAAACTTATCCGGACCGATGTAATAGCTAGCATGGAACTGGAAGATATCATGGAAGCGACCTATCAGGAAATACACAAAGGATTGGAGCCATTCGAATCTGGAGAGGCAATGGAGCAATAG